Proteins from one Cryptomeria japonica chromosome 4, Sugi_1.0, whole genome shotgun sequence genomic window:
- the LOC131071729 gene encoding probable disease resistance protein At5g63020, with protein sequence MKDSDFPNSGDLGEPPETLLQPIEKELVGTSVQQKLSELETWVLEDDSVRVVAVYGIPGVGKTSLLKQIKKTKKVLNFFKLVLWVTVSRESDVSALQRCIFERIELPWRSNLSIDEAAGVLRSVFKERRLLLILDDVRRSIDVSNLGISLSENTVKVLLTSRDKEVCKSMKADRMIAMEHLTEDEGWELFCRGAFVAGEDQNMGSEIEQLARGIAKECRGHPLAIKTLSRTMPQLHSSAPSEWEYILMQLKAIDPQFYRIDEEILRELFTPLKHSYDALETDELRLCFLHLAAYSEGEEIDADQLIQLWLAEGLVKSRFEGRYIFLKILAHRCLVDIEVKEENSLDIWKVKIHDLLRDMAIHVAEIDQNSLFRAGQSLTWFPSVARVISMRISLMRNRIRFLPENFDCTKLVTLLLSWNTIEEVPEGFLENLYKLKVLDLSNTPIKILPKSVHRLKHLLYLQLSNTHIRVLPDQTFKLRRVQFLDLSFSLLITIQSMIKEMKSLQILKLAHCYDLEFVSPDISQLTGLEELDMWKTLFALSMEFETAEELKKASLQDVCKLHRLKRLRLTLKSPIGERTVGNLVELQELWLFWMPQVRQTHLPTDMRAMHNLERLHLYDCHIQGTPDLFSELQNLNYLMLKSSQLLLTLSGLGLGRLSNLKEIEIEECLLVTELGEEFGRKGCFPSLRKLKLWMLPSLESLSSSVEEGALPMLQTLSIFRCIKVEVLPWGLDNLKSLEQIRGDKEWWNEISWENEEMKNHLHAKYVEILEIHDSYQV encoded by the coding sequence ATGAAAGATTCAGATTTTCCAAATAGTGGAGACCTGGGAGAGCCTCCGGAGACGCTGCTGCAGCCCATTGAGAAGGAGCTGGTTGGCACATCTGTTCAGCAGAAGCTGTCGGAGCTGGAGACATGGGTGCTGGAAGATGACTCTGTTCGTGTCGTTGCCGTCTATGGAATACCCGGCGTGGGAAAGACGTCCCTgctaaaacaaatcaagaaaacGAAAAAGGTACTCAATTTTTTTAAGCTTGTGTTATGGGTTACTGTGTCCAGAGAATCCGATGTTTCTGCTCTCCAGAGGTGTATATTTGAGAGAATTGAGTTGCCTTGGCGATCCAATTTGAGCATTGACGAAGCCGCAGGGGTGCTGCGTTCGGTTTTCAAGGAGAGGCGACTGCTGCTCATTCTGGACGATGTGCGTAGAAGCATAGATGTTTCCAATTTGGGAATTTCTCTTTCTGAGAATACAGTAAAAGTTCTACTTACTTCCAGGGATAAAGAGGTGTGCAAGAGCATGAAAGCAGACAGAATGATTGCAATGGAGCATTTGACTGAGGACGAAGGTTGGGAGCTTTTCTGCAGAGGAGCCTTCGTAGCTGGCGAGGATCAGAATATGGGTAGCGAGATAGAGCAGTTGGCCAGAGGCATTGCAAAGGAGTGTAGAGGGCATCCCCTGGCCATTAAGACGCTTTCTCGGACAATGCCACAGCTTCACAGCAGTGCCCCTTCGGAATGGGAATACATTTTAATGCAGCTAAAGGCGATTGATCCCCAGTTTTATCGCATTGATGAAGAAATTCTGAGAGAATTATTCACGCCGCTGAAGCACAGCTACGATGCTCTTGAAACAGATGAGCTCAGGCTTTGTTTCCTCCACTTGGCAGCTTATAGTGAAGGCGAGGAAATTGACGCGGATCAATTGATACAATTGTGGTTGGCAGAGGGCCTAGTGAAAAGCAGATTTGAAGGGCGCTACATTTTTCTCAAGATCTTGGCGCACCGATGTTTGGTCGACATTGAGGTTAAAGAGGAAAACAGCCTTGATATATGGAAAGTCAAAATCCATGATTTGCTTAGAGATATGGCGATACACGTAGCTGAGATCGACCAGAATAGCTTGTTCCGTGCAGGTCAGAGTTTAACATGGTTTCCATCCGTTGCAAGGGTAATATCGATGAGGATATCACTGATGCGTAACCGTATCAGATTTCTGCCTGAGAATTTTGATTGTACGAAGCTGGTGACTCTGTTGTTGAGCTGGAACACAATTGAAGAGGTTCCAGAGGGCTTTCTGGAGAACCTGTATAAGTTAAAGGTACTTGATCTCAGCAACACGCCCATTAAAATTTTGCCGAAGTCCGTCCACCGATTGAAGCATCTCCTGTATCTCCAGCTTTCCAATACCCACATTAGAGTACTCCCTGATCAAACATTTAAGCTGAGAAGAGTGCAGTTTTTAGATCTTTCTTTCTCCCTTCTCATCACTATTCAATCCATGATAAAGGAGATGAAAAGTCTCCAAATTCTCAAGTTAGCCCACTGTTATGATTTGGAGTTCGTTTCACCAGACATATCACAGCTCACCGGATTGGAAGAGCTTGACATGTGGAAGACGCTGTTTGCATTATCAATGGAGTTCGAAACAGCTGAAGAATTAAAGAAGGCTTCTTTGCAAGATGTATGCAAACTCCATCGTCTAAAGCGTCTGCGTCTAACCCTAAAATCCCCAATTGGAGAGAGAACAGTGGGGAATCTTGTGGAGCTTCAAGAACTTTGGCTATTTTGGATGCCTCAAGTCCGTCAAACACATCTACCCACTGACATGCGGGCCATGCACAACTTGGAGAGGCTCCACCTGTATGACTGTCACATTCAGGGAACCCCTGATTTATTCTCAGAATTACAAAATCTGAACTACTTAATGCTAAAATCTTCTCAATTACTGCTCACTCTTTCCGGATTAGGGTTGGGCAGATTATCGAATCTGAAGGAAATAGAGATTGAGGAGTGCCTTCTGGTAACCGAGTTGGGAGAAGAATTTGGAAGGAAAGGCTGCTTTCCAAGTCTGCGCAAGCTCAAACTGTGGATGTTGCCTTCTCTGGAGAGTCTGTCTAGTTCTGTCGAAGAGGGGGCTCTCCCCATGTTGCAGACTCTGTCTATATTCCGTTGCATTAAGGTTGAAGTACTGCCATGGGGACTTGATAATCTCAAATCTCTGGAACAGATCAGAGGAGATAAGGAATGGTGGAATGAAATTAGTTGGGAAAATGAAGAGATGAAGAACCATCTTCATGCTAAGTATGTGGAAATTCTGGAAATCCATGATAGTTATCAGGTTTAA